One genomic segment of Natrialbaceae archaeon AArc-T1-2 includes these proteins:
- the ribH gene encoding 6,7-dimethyl-8-ribityllumazine synthase, with protein MPTLGLVVAAFNRPITEQMEVRAREAAADADVEIVTTVQVPGAYDAPLAVDRLARRDGIDAVVVVGSVITGDTDHDQVITHAAAQRLSDVSLERDTPVTLGVTGPGMSAAEARERVENAATAVESAIDLVEELPDPDPDLDTDP; from the coding sequence ATGCCCACGCTCGGCCTGGTGGTCGCGGCGTTCAACCGCCCGATCACCGAACAGATGGAGGTGCGGGCCCGCGAGGCCGCCGCCGACGCCGACGTCGAGATCGTGACGACGGTCCAGGTTCCGGGTGCGTACGACGCCCCGCTGGCTGTGGACCGACTCGCCCGTCGCGACGGGATCGACGCCGTCGTCGTCGTCGGCTCGGTGATCACCGGTGACACCGACCACGACCAGGTGATCACCCACGCCGCGGCCCAGCGACTCTCCGACGTGAGCCTAGAGCGTGATACGCCGGTCACTCTCGGCGTTACCGGTCCCGGCATGTCCGCCGCCGAGGCTCGCGAACGCGTCGAGAACGCGGCGACGGCTGTCGAAAGTGCGATCGATCTCGTCGAGGAGCTTCCGGATCCAGATCCAGATTTAGACACAGACCCATGA
- a CDS encoding nucleotide sugar dehydrogenase: protein MTGLGLYDSSVPAGRKRAAFTSGEVPVAVYGLGKMGLPLATVYAETAGDVIGVDVDPSVVEAVNAGECHVTGEPGLPDALESQVERDRLRATTDGSAAAAARVHVVIVPTLLSDDREPDLSTVEAVADDIAAGLAPGDLVILESTVPPGTCRDVLRPHLAAESGLEPDAFGLAFCPERTSTGTALRDIRGAYPKVVGGVDDESTRAAALIYDELTENEVHVVSGATTAEAVKVFEGVYRDVNIALANEFARIADDLGTSVREAIATANELPVCDIHDPGPGVGGHCIPYYPYFLFAQAEKPLPVTRAARDVNEGMPAHTVAVLADELAADDLTLADASVLVLGLTYRAGVEETRASPGVDVVSILAERGADVFAADPLVDPADYGATPVALESIPSGSFDAVVLVTPHEEFERIEWESLDPTVVLDGRDALEIEGTETSHRVRTLGGSRNGGPTVLERPREEPVRSGADGDD from the coding sequence ATGACTGGGCTTGGCCTGTACGACTCGAGTGTGCCCGCGGGTCGAAAGCGCGCGGCGTTTACGTCCGGCGAGGTTCCGGTCGCCGTCTACGGGCTCGGAAAGATGGGATTGCCGCTTGCGACGGTGTACGCCGAGACGGCAGGAGACGTGATCGGTGTCGACGTCGATCCGTCGGTCGTCGAGGCCGTGAACGCGGGCGAGTGTCACGTAACCGGCGAACCGGGACTTCCCGACGCGCTCGAGAGCCAGGTCGAGCGCGACCGCCTGCGAGCGACGACCGACGGCTCGGCGGCCGCCGCGGCGCGCGTCCACGTCGTCATCGTTCCGACGTTGCTTTCCGACGACCGGGAGCCGGACCTGTCGACGGTCGAGGCCGTCGCAGACGACATCGCCGCCGGCCTCGCCCCCGGCGACCTCGTGATCCTCGAGTCGACGGTCCCGCCGGGAACCTGTCGCGACGTGCTTCGGCCGCATCTCGCCGCCGAAAGCGGCCTCGAACCCGACGCGTTCGGGCTCGCGTTCTGCCCCGAACGGACCTCGACGGGGACCGCGCTTCGAGACATCCGCGGCGCGTACCCGAAAGTCGTCGGCGGCGTCGACGACGAGAGTACCCGCGCCGCGGCGCTTATCTACGACGAACTGACCGAGAACGAGGTACACGTCGTCTCGGGCGCGACGACCGCCGAGGCCGTCAAAGTCTTCGAAGGAGTTTACCGGGACGTCAACATCGCACTCGCAAACGAGTTTGCTCGGATCGCAGACGACCTCGGGACGTCGGTCCGGGAGGCGATCGCGACGGCGAACGAGCTGCCCGTCTGTGACATCCACGACCCCGGTCCCGGGGTCGGTGGTCACTGCATTCCGTACTATCCGTACTTCCTGTTCGCCCAGGCCGAGAAACCGTTACCGGTCACGCGGGCGGCGCGAGACGTAAACGAGGGGATGCCCGCCCACACCGTCGCCGTCCTCGCCGACGAACTCGCGGCCGACGATCTCACGCTCGCGGACGCGTCCGTGCTCGTGCTCGGGCTCACCTACCGGGCCGGCGTCGAAGAGACCCGCGCCTCACCCGGCGTCGACGTCGTCTCCATCCTCGCGGAACGCGGTGCCGACGTCTTCGCGGCCGATCCGCTCGTCGATCCCGCCGACTACGGCGCGACCCCCGTCGCACTCGAGTCGATACCGTCGGGATCGTTCGACGCCGTCGTGCTCGTCACCCCCCACGAGGAGTTCGAGAGGATCGAGTGGGAGTCTCTCGACCCGACGGTCGTACTCGACGGCCGGGACGCACTCGAAATCGAGGGGACGGAGACGAGCCACCGGGTGCGGACGCTGGGAGGGTCGCGAAACGGCGGTCCGACCGTCCTCGAGCGACCGCGCGAGGAGCCGGTCCGGTCGGGGGCCGACGGCGACGACTGA
- a CDS encoding pyridoxal phosphate-dependent aminotransferase — protein MTMDFTDRVTRVEPSATLAISALATELENDGVDVVDLSVGEPDFPTPENIVEAGKDAMDAGHTGYTTSAGILALREAIAEKLAADGLEHTTDEIIVTPGAKQALYEVVQALVDEGDEVVLLDPAWVSYEAMVKMAGGALTRVDLSTYDFALEPALDDLEKVVTDETTLLVVNSPSNPTGAVYSDAALEGVRDLAVEHDVTVVSDEIYKEITYGVSPTSLGTLEGMADRTVTVNGFSKAYSMTGWRLGYFAGPEELIDQAGKLHSHSVSSAVNFVQHAGIEALENTDEAVEEMTAAFEDRRDLVVDLLADHGVDVAVPEGAFYMMVPVADDDQAWCEGALEDAHVATVPGSAFGTPGYARISYAASEQRLRDGVERLAEEGYL, from the coding sequence ATGACTATGGACTTTACCGACCGTGTCACCCGAGTCGAACCGTCCGCAACGCTTGCCATCTCCGCGCTTGCAACCGAACTCGAGAACGACGGCGTCGACGTCGTCGACCTCTCGGTCGGCGAACCCGACTTCCCGACGCCGGAGAACATCGTCGAGGCCGGCAAGGATGCGATGGACGCCGGCCACACCGGCTACACGACCTCCGCCGGCATCCTCGCATTGCGCGAGGCGATCGCCGAGAAACTCGCCGCCGACGGCCTCGAGCACACGACCGACGAGATCATCGTCACCCCCGGCGCGAAGCAGGCACTGTACGAGGTCGTCCAGGCGCTGGTCGACGAGGGCGACGAGGTCGTCTTGCTCGACCCCGCCTGGGTCTCCTACGAGGCGATGGTCAAGATGGCCGGCGGCGCGCTCACCCGCGTCGACCTCTCGACGTACGACTTCGCACTCGAGCCCGCCCTCGACGATCTCGAGAAAGTCGTCACCGACGAAACGACGCTGCTCGTCGTCAACTCGCCGTCGAACCCCACCGGCGCGGTCTACTCCGACGCCGCGCTCGAGGGCGTGCGCGACCTCGCCGTAGAACACGACGTCACGGTCGTCTCCGACGAGATCTACAAGGAGATCACCTACGGCGTTTCCCCCACGAGCCTCGGCACGCTCGAGGGGATGGCTGATCGCACCGTGACGGTAAACGGCTTCTCGAAGGCGTACTCGATGACCGGCTGGCGGCTCGGCTACTTCGCCGGTCCCGAAGAGCTCATCGACCAGGCCGGCAAGCTCCACAGCCACTCCGTCTCCTCGGCGGTGAACTTCGTCCAGCACGCCGGCATCGAGGCCCTAGAGAACACCGACGAGGCGGTCGAAGAGATGACCGCGGCGTTCGAGGACCGCCGTGACCTCGTCGTCGACTTACTCGCCGACCACGGCGTCGACGTCGCCGTACCCGAGGGCGCGTTCTACATGATGGTGCCGGTCGCAGACGACGATCAGGCCTGGTGTGAGGGCGCACTCGAGGACGCCCACGTCGCCACCGTCCCGGGGAGCGCCTTCGGTACGCCCGGCTACGCGCGGATCTCCTACGCCGCGAGCGAGCAGCGCCTTCGAGACGGGGTCGAGCGGCTGGCCGAGGAAGGCTACCTGTGA
- a CDS encoding sensor histidine kinase, which produces METGGQGFAPRTIAGVYAVGGTTWILLSDRAVATLVSDPSLVAIARTVNGWAFVAFSTAVIYGLAAQDRRSLERTADRLDRAVQQTSILHRILRHNLRNTCNVIQGNVQLLRERGDDLDDECVDAIEAQTDALLEIAEKTRLLRGVASDDPPKAVTVDVATLVDDRVDAARDRFQEAEFRVETPARAPARVHPRIDTAIDELLENAVVHADDEPVIEVSVRTGTDAVELAITDDGPGLPRIERAVLEADVERQTVHSEGLGLWLVRTIVTEGGGDVRVGGEDTSAGAVVTVAFEPPGESSDGWL; this is translated from the coding sequence ATGGAAACGGGAGGGCAGGGCTTCGCGCCGAGGACGATCGCCGGTGTCTACGCGGTCGGCGGTACGACGTGGATCCTGCTCTCCGATAGGGCGGTGGCAACGCTCGTCTCCGACCCCTCCCTGGTTGCGATCGCTCGGACGGTCAACGGCTGGGCCTTCGTCGCGTTCTCGACGGCCGTCATCTACGGACTCGCGGCACAGGATCGACGGTCTCTCGAGCGAACCGCCGACCGTCTCGATCGGGCGGTCCAGCAGACGAGCATTCTCCATCGAATCCTCCGACACAACCTCCGGAACACCTGCAACGTCATCCAGGGGAACGTCCAGCTGTTGCGCGAGCGCGGGGACGACCTCGACGACGAGTGCGTCGACGCGATCGAAGCACAGACGGACGCCCTCCTCGAGATCGCCGAGAAGACGCGACTGTTGCGTGGCGTCGCGAGCGACGATCCGCCGAAGGCGGTCACGGTCGACGTCGCGACCCTCGTCGACGACCGGGTCGACGCCGCCCGCGATCGGTTTCAAGAGGCCGAGTTCCGGGTCGAGACGCCGGCGCGTGCGCCCGCTCGCGTTCATCCGCGGATCGACACGGCGATCGACGAACTCCTCGAGAACGCCGTCGTTCACGCCGACGACGAGCCCGTCATCGAGGTGTCCGTTCGGACGGGCACCGACGCCGTTGAACTCGCGATCACCGACGACGGTCCCGGCCTCCCCAGGATCGAACGGGCCGTCCTCGAGGCGGACGTCGAACGACAGACGGTCCACTCCGAGGGGCTCGGGCTGTGGCTCGTCAGGACGATCGTCACCGAGGGAGGCGGCGACGTACGCGTCGGAGGCGAGGATACGTCTGCCGGGGCCGTCGTCACCGTCGCGTTCGAGCCGCCCGGGGAGTCGAGCGACGGCTGGCTGTAG
- a CDS encoding glycosyltransferase has protein sequence MDVLTLTTNADAPFLNQQQAALEERGVTFETLSVPGSGYEGRTPLDYLRFFPTVVAAARDGYDLVHAHYGLTAPMALAQRRLPVVLSLWGSDLLGSVEPISRACVPFCEEVIVMSEEMRARLGRKCPVIPDGVDLERFQPMSRDDARAAVGWSDDAYHVLFPYSPDRTMKNYPRARRVVTAVDGLFDRPVRLQPVYGVSHDAVSTYMNAADALLLTSLSEGSPNSVKEALACNLPVVSLDVGDVRERLAGVSPSLVATSDEGLIEGLRRVLESGERSNGREAAREVSIDRTTEALLEVYERVIGASATASRRSTPRAARTRR, from the coding sequence ATGGACGTGCTCACGCTCACGACGAACGCCGACGCGCCGTTTCTGAACCAGCAACAGGCCGCCCTCGAGGAGCGGGGCGTTACCTTCGAGACGCTGTCGGTACCCGGCAGCGGCTACGAGGGGCGGACGCCCCTCGACTATCTGCGATTTTTCCCGACCGTCGTCGCCGCGGCCCGCGACGGCTACGATCTGGTACACGCCCACTACGGGCTGACCGCGCCGATGGCGCTCGCCCAGCGTCGGCTCCCGGTCGTGCTCTCGCTGTGGGGCTCGGACCTGCTCGGCTCGGTCGAACCGATCAGCCGCGCGTGTGTGCCGTTCTGTGAGGAAGTCATCGTCATGTCCGAGGAGATGCGTGCCCGACTCGGCCGAAAGTGTCCCGTCATCCCCGACGGCGTCGACCTCGAGCGGTTCCAACCGATGTCTCGGGACGACGCTCGAGCCGCCGTCGGCTGGTCCGACGACGCCTACCACGTCCTGTTTCCGTACTCTCCCGACCGGACGATGAAGAACTACCCCCGGGCGCGTCGCGTGGTCACCGCCGTCGACGGATTGTTCGACCGGCCCGTGCGCCTCCAGCCCGTCTACGGCGTGTCTCACGACGCCGTTTCGACGTACATGAACGCTGCCGACGCACTCTTGCTTACCTCGCTTAGCGAGGGATCGCCGAACTCGGTCAAGGAAGCGCTCGCGTGTAACCTGCCCGTCGTCAGCCTCGACGTCGGCGACGTTCGCGAACGCCTCGCGGGCGTCTCGCCCTCTCTCGTCGCCACCAGCGACGAGGGGCTGATCGAAGGGCTCCGGCGGGTACTCGAGTCAGGCGAGCGGTCGAACGGCCGCGAAGCCGCCCGCGAAGTCAGCATCGACCGGACGACCGAGGCGTTGCTCGAGGTGTACGAACGCGTGATCGGGGCGTCGGCTACAGCCAGCCGTCGCTCGACTCCCCGGGCGGCTCGAACGCGACGGTGA